A genomic region of Leptolyngbya sp. NIES-2104 contains the following coding sequences:
- a CDS encoding type II toxin-antitoxin system HicB family antitoxin → MRTFTAVVERDTDTNLYVGYVPGFPGAHSQGETLDELQENLQEVIEMLLEDEQVTFSTEFVGIQQIVVR, encoded by the coding sequence ATGAGAACCTTTACTGCCGTTGTAGAGAGAGACACTGACACAAATCTATATGTAGGTTACGTTCCTGGCTTTCCTGGAGCGCATTCTCAAGGTGAAACTTTAGATGAATTACAAGAGAACTTACAGGAAGTAATTGAGATGCTTTTGGAAGATGAACAAGTTACCTTTAGCACAGAGTTTGTCGGAATCCAGCAAATCGTGGTTCGATAA
- a CDS encoding dihydroorotase: MFVLLQQVRFLDPVANVDRVTDVLLEDGIIRAFEPSEIPESAERRSCSGCVLAPGLIDLYSHSGEPGFEERETLESLQAAAIAGGFTRLNLLPDTTPAIDHYAIVTQIRSKFPRINCWGALTLNTDGQQMTELAELAADVIGFTDGKAIANLALVRRLLEYVQPMKKAIALWASDPGLAGKGVIREGTNSMRFGLPGIPVMAESAPLAGLIECVEAIGTPVHLMRVSTARGVELIRSAKSRGVPITASTTWLHLLLDTNSVQSYDPSLRLDPPLGNLSDRQALIQAVQEGVIDSIAVDHSPYTYEEKTVAFGEAPPGAIGLELALPLLWSNLVESGCWSALELWRSLTIRSAQCLGQNLNAIAPNQPSDLILFDPNEKWTVDRSNLRSLSTNTAWLNQSISGRVLEAWCF, translated from the coding sequence ATGTTTGTTTTGCTTCAGCAAGTCCGATTCCTTGATCCGGTTGCGAATGTCGATCGCGTTACGGATGTTTTGTTAGAGGATGGGATTATTCGGGCATTTGAGCCTTCGGAAATCCCAGAGTCAGCAGAACGTCGATCGTGTTCGGGTTGCGTTCTTGCTCCGGGTCTAATTGATTTGTACAGTCACAGCGGCGAACCGGGATTTGAAGAGCGCGAAACTTTAGAATCACTACAAGCAGCCGCGATCGCAGGTGGATTCACTCGGCTGAATTTGCTGCCCGATACGACTCCCGCGATCGATCATTATGCGATTGTCACCCAGATTCGATCTAAGTTTCCTCGAATCAATTGCTGGGGCGCTTTGACGCTAAATACTGATGGACAACAGATGACGGAACTGGCTGAACTGGCGGCAGATGTGATTGGGTTTACGGATGGGAAAGCGATCGCGAATCTTGCACTCGTCCGACGATTATTAGAATATGTGCAGCCGATGAAGAAAGCGATCGCGCTTTGGGCATCTGATCCAGGATTAGCTGGAAAAGGCGTGATTCGAGAAGGCACGAATTCGATGCGATTCGGATTGCCGGGAATACCCGTCATGGCTGAATCTGCACCATTAGCAGGTTTGATCGAATGTGTTGAAGCGATTGGAACTCCAGTTCATCTAATGCGGGTTTCAACAGCGCGAGGAGTGGAATTGATTCGATCGGCAAAATCTCGTGGCGTTCCAATTACAGCCAGTACAACTTGGCTTCATTTACTGCTGGATACAAATTCTGTGCAGTCTTATGATCCGAGTCTGCGACTTGATCCGCCCTTGGGAAATTTGAGCGATCGACAAGCACTGATCCAGGCGGTGCAAGAAGGTGTAATTGATTCGATTGCCGTGGATCATAGCCCGTACACCTATGAAGAAAAAACGGTGGCGTTTGGAGAAGCACCTCCAGGGGCGATCGGGTTAGAACTGGCGCTGCCGCTCTTATGGTCGAATCTAGTTGAATCCGGTTGCTGGTCGGCTTTGGAATTGTGGCGGAGTTTGACGATTCGATCGGCTCAATGTTTGGGACAGAATTTGAACGCGATCGCGCCCAATCAGCCCAGTGATTTAATCTTGTTTGATCCCAATGAGAAATGGACAGTCGATCGCTCAAATTTGCGATCGCTGTCCACGAATACGGCTTGGTTGAATCAGTCTATTTCTGGGCGAGTTTTGGAAGCTTGGTGTTTCTAA
- a CDS encoding type II toxin-antitoxin system HicA family toxin codes for MSNIPVLKPQEVVRILENLEFVEVRQKGSHRQFRHEDGRATTVPFHKGRDISPKLLRQIASDIELTVEAMLEAR; via the coding sequence ATGAGCAATATTCCCGTTCTGAAACCACAAGAAGTTGTTCGGATTCTAGAAAACCTTGAATTTGTAGAAGTTCGGCAAAAAGGCTCGCACAGACAGTTTCGACACGAAGATGGACGAGCAACCACAGTTCCATTTCACAAGGGACGTGATATTTCTCCCAAGTTATTGCGCCAGATTGCAAGCGATATTGAATTAACCGTTGAGGCAATGCTAGAAGCGCGTTGA
- the lepB gene encoding signal peptidase I, protein MNRVDNPAPNRKARQKDENPWLEGLKTIGLSAVLAIGIRQFVAEARYIPSGSMLPTLQINDRLIIDKISYRFNNPQRGDIVVFSPTAALEKQNFHDAFIKRVIGLPGEKVQVKGGRVYINDQPLREDYIGKEEAPQYEWGPQVVPPNSYLVLGDNRNNSYDSHYWGFVPRDKIIGRAVVRFWPPNRVGEIAPDPQY, encoded by the coding sequence ATGAATCGAGTGGATAACCCGGCTCCTAACAGAAAAGCACGTCAGAAAGACGAAAATCCCTGGCTAGAGGGACTCAAAACGATCGGTTTAAGTGCCGTTCTAGCGATCGGGATTCGGCAATTTGTTGCCGAAGCCCGCTACATTCCGTCTGGTTCGATGTTGCCGACCTTACAGATCAACGATCGCTTGATTATCGACAAAATTAGTTACCGCTTTAACAATCCGCAGCGCGGTGATATTGTCGTCTTTTCTCCAACTGCTGCTTTAGAGAAACAAAATTTCCACGATGCCTTTATCAAGCGGGTGATTGGACTGCCGGGTGAAAAAGTCCAGGTGAAAGGCGGTCGAGTTTATATCAACGATCAGCCGCTACGAGAAGACTACATCGGCAAAGAGGAAGCGCCCCAGTATGAATGGGGTCCTCAAGTCGTTCCACCAAATTCTTATCTCGTCCTTGGCGATAACCGAAATAACAGCTACGACAGCCATTATTGGGGATTCGTGCCGCGTGACAAAATTATCGGTAGAGCTGTAGTGCGATTCTGGCCCCCCAATCGCGTGGGTGAGATTGCACCTGATCCGCAATATTAG
- a CDS encoding ComEC/Rec2 family competence protein: MSSISGVVWCLAYILGLLMTAIPYGSAIVLFCGLICAIVLPRMKPKRTIAKIWIVAGLIGFAAGFYLQVRTPQPSAIDISQFVPKERQEVTVSGIVETLPKLTRSGNSQIWLNVSAIKEQKADGRLYVTLSKVNGQDLYPGQAIAIQGNLYKPKPKMNPGGFDFQKYLAQEGSFAGLKGTAIRLLDTNQKLKWDWWMIQREIVRSQAKQFGEAEGALISAMVIGGRVVDIPFDIKNEFGKVGLSHALAASGFQVSLILGVLLTLTKRLPGAVRFGIGAIGLIVFMGLTGMQPAVFRAVVMGFAVLFGILFERRVKPLNSLLIAAIILLIVNPLWIWNLGFQFSFLATLGLLVTVPAIAKRLDWLPTLIVPAIAVPIAALIWTLPLQLFAFGMVSPYCIPANVAATIFISWISIGGIVNAGLNLISPAIATFTTPLLYYPTLALIHSVKFVCQLPGNSIAVGTISLILMLVLYGLVCTPWMLPRFQRQWWVFLLIGINLVFVPVWYVRSNLLQVTALSVGQTPVMVIQDHGRVGLINAGDVNAVRFTVLPFLQKEGVNQIDWAVAVSPSDGWATLLEEMSIRSLYDFSSKRTSAVSLEAIQQLTARKGKHLPITARQTIKTGAIEIQFLSTEPTILQFGIGQQRWLWLKDVPNVSQQQALGSNLTGSEILWWSGRRLHPKLLERMQPKIAIASSRTVHAETLKQLQLRQIQTYETEVNGGLQWSKNQGFRTTLDEDESEGAFL, translated from the coding sequence ATGAGTTCGATCAGCGGGGTTGTTTGGTGTCTGGCTTATATTTTGGGATTGCTTATGACAGCGATTCCGTATGGAAGTGCGATCGTGCTTTTCTGTGGTTTGATTTGTGCGATCGTGCTTCCAAGAATGAAGCCGAAACGAACGATTGCAAAGATCTGGATTGTTGCGGGCTTGATTGGATTCGCAGCAGGATTTTATTTGCAAGTTCGCACACCGCAACCGAGCGCGATCGACATTAGCCAATTCGTTCCGAAAGAAAGGCAAGAAGTAACGGTGTCGGGAATAGTCGAAACGCTTCCGAAATTGACTCGTAGCGGGAATTCACAGATTTGGTTAAATGTGAGCGCGATCAAGGAACAGAAAGCGGATGGAAGGCTTTATGTCACCTTGTCGAAAGTGAATGGACAAGACTTGTATCCGGGGCAAGCGATCGCAATTCAAGGCAATCTCTACAAACCGAAGCCGAAAATGAATCCAGGCGGGTTTGATTTTCAGAAGTACTTGGCGCAAGAAGGTAGCTTTGCGGGATTAAAAGGAACGGCGATTCGATTGCTTGATACGAATCAGAAGCTGAAGTGGGACTGGTGGATGATTCAAAGGGAGATTGTGCGATCGCAAGCCAAACAGTTTGGAGAAGCAGAGGGAGCGCTGATCAGTGCAATGGTGATCGGGGGTCGAGTGGTTGATATTCCGTTCGACATCAAAAATGAGTTTGGTAAGGTTGGTCTATCTCATGCGCTGGCGGCATCTGGCTTTCAAGTGTCATTAATCTTGGGCGTATTACTGACTTTGACGAAACGATTACCAGGAGCAGTGCGGTTTGGAATTGGAGCAATCGGATTGATTGTGTTTATGGGACTGACCGGAATGCAGCCTGCGGTATTTCGAGCGGTCGTAATGGGGTTTGCAGTTCTGTTTGGGATCTTGTTTGAGAGACGAGTTAAACCGTTAAATTCGTTATTGATTGCAGCAATTATTTTGCTAATTGTCAATCCGTTATGGATTTGGAATTTAGGGTTTCAATTTAGCTTTTTGGCAACGTTGGGATTGTTAGTGACGGTTCCTGCGATCGCAAAACGCCTCGATTGGTTGCCGACTCTCATCGTTCCTGCGATCGCAGTTCCGATCGCTGCTCTAATCTGGACACTACCCCTACAACTCTTTGCATTCGGAATGGTTTCGCCATATTGCATTCCAGCAAACGTCGCAGCGACAATCTTTATTTCGTGGATTAGCATCGGGGGAATTGTTAACGCGGGATTGAATCTGATTTCTCCAGCGATCGCAACCTTTACAACGCCGCTTTTGTACTATCCAACTCTTGCGTTGATTCATAGCGTGAAATTTGTTTGTCAATTGCCCGGAAACTCGATCGCAGTGGGTACAATTTCACTCATCTTGATGCTCGTTTTATATGGATTGGTTTGTACACCTTGGATGCTGCCTCGATTTCAAAGGCAATGGTGGGTATTTCTATTAATTGGAATCAATTTAGTATTTGTTCCAGTTTGGTATGTACGATCGAATTTATTACAAGTTACAGCATTATCCGTCGGTCAAACTCCGGTCATGGTGATTCAAGATCATGGACGAGTTGGATTGATTAACGCTGGAGATGTTAACGCCGTGCGCTTCACTGTTCTACCGTTCTTGCAGAAAGAAGGTGTGAATCAGATCGACTGGGCAGTCGCAGTCTCGCCCTCAGATGGATGGGCGACATTATTAGAAGAGATGTCGATCCGATCGCTTTATGATTTCTCCAGTAAGAGAACGTCAGCCGTTTCACTTGAAGCAATACAACAACTGACAGCAAGAAAAGGAAAGCATTTGCCTATTACAGCGAGGCAAACCATTAAAACAGGCGCGATCGAGATTCAATTCCTTAGTACGGAGCCAACGATATTGCAGTTTGGAATTGGTCAACAACGATGGTTATGGCTGAAAGATGTACCGAATGTGAGTCAGCAACAGGCGTTAGGTAGTAATTTGACTGGAAGTGAGATTCTATGGTGGTCGGGGCGGAGACTCCATCCGAAGTTATTAGAACGAATGCAGCCGAAAATTGCGATCGCATCCTCCAGAACGGTTCACGCCGAAACTTTGAAACAATTACAGCTTCGTCAGATCCAGACTTACGAAACTGAGGTGAATGGAGGATTGCAATGGTCGAAGAATCAAGGGTTTAGAACAACTTTGGACGAGGATGAGTCAGAAGGAGCGTTCCTGTAG
- the glyQ gene encoding glycine--tRNA ligase subunit alpha, which translates to MNFQSVISTLNGFWAERGCLVVQPYDTEKGAGTKSPHTFLRAIGPEPWSVAYVEPCRRPGDGRYGENPNRVQHYYQYQVLIKPSPDNIQEIYLESLEALGITPEDHDIRFVEDNWEDAAVGAWGVGWEVWLDGMEVTQFTYFQQCGGIDCRPVSIEITYGLERLTMYLQGVNSIFDIQWNDDITYGDVHLQGEIECSTYNFEASNPELLFTLFKLYEQEAEQLMGRGLVLPAYDQVLKCSHTFNLLDARGVISVTERARYIGRVRNLARQVAQLYLKQREELGFPLLKGEKVEAV; encoded by the coding sequence GTGAATTTTCAGAGTGTGATTTCGACGCTGAATGGGTTTTGGGCGGAGCGGGGTTGCTTGGTGGTGCAGCCTTACGATACGGAGAAGGGGGCGGGGACGAAGAGTCCGCATACGTTTTTGAGGGCGATCGGTCCTGAGCCTTGGTCGGTGGCTTATGTGGAGCCGTGTCGTCGTCCGGGGGACGGGCGGTATGGGGAGAATCCGAATCGGGTGCAGCATTATTATCAGTATCAAGTGCTGATTAAGCCGTCGCCTGACAATATTCAGGAGATTTATTTGGAGTCGCTGGAGGCGTTGGGGATTACGCCGGAGGATCATGATATTCGGTTTGTGGAGGATAATTGGGAGGATGCGGCGGTCGGTGCTTGGGGGGTTGGTTGGGAGGTTTGGTTGGATGGGATGGAGGTGACGCAGTTTACTTATTTTCAGCAGTGTGGGGGGATTGATTGTCGTCCGGTGTCGATCGAGATTACGTACGGGCTGGAGCGGTTGACGATGTACCTGCAAGGAGTGAACTCGATTTTTGATATTCAGTGGAATGATGACATTACTTATGGAGATGTGCATCTGCAAGGAGAGATTGAGTGCTCGACGTATAACTTTGAGGCATCGAATCCGGAGTTGCTGTTTACGCTGTTTAAGTTGTATGAGCAGGAGGCGGAACAGTTGATGGGGCGCGGGTTGGTGTTGCCTGCGTATGATCAGGTGCTGAAGTGTTCGCATACGTTTAATTTGCTGGATGCGCGTGGGGTGATTTCGGTGACGGAACGGGCGCGGTATATTGGGCGGGTGCGGAATTTGGCGCGGCAGGTGGCGCAGTTGTATTTGAAACAGCGGGAGGAGTTGGGGTTTCCGTTGTTGAAAGGGGAAAAGGTTGAGGCGGTTTAG
- a CDS encoding SGNH/GDSL hydrolase family protein, with protein MRQVLWSAITSLILLSGCTPVASVDSAPTGVRIMPLGDSITQADRNHNSYRRPLWLKLRAAGYEVNFVGSTRSHYLGNAPQSDFDQDHEGHWGWRVDEVLTRIDRWTQGAKPDIVLVHLGTNDVLGGESFESTIAELQKLIQVMRQRNPRLKILLAQLIPSSGGEALTQQFNQQIAAFVRSNSTQESPIILVDQFSEFDVKQDTYDGLHPNESGEQKMAARWFQALEKLLPKKP; from the coding sequence ATGAGACAGGTCCTCTGGAGTGCCATCACCAGTCTGATTTTGCTGTCAGGTTGTACGCCTGTTGCATCGGTTGATAGCGCTCCGACGGGGGTTCGGATCATGCCGCTGGGTGATTCGATCACACAAGCCGATCGCAATCACAACAGTTATCGTCGCCCGCTCTGGCTTAAACTTCGAGCCGCAGGGTATGAGGTCAATTTTGTAGGTTCAACTCGATCGCACTACCTGGGAAATGCGCCTCAGTCTGATTTTGATCAAGACCATGAAGGACATTGGGGTTGGCGAGTCGATGAAGTGTTGACACGAATCGATCGATGGACGCAAGGCGCAAAACCAGATATAGTGCTGGTTCATCTTGGAACGAATGATGTCTTGGGTGGGGAGAGTTTTGAAAGCACGATCGCTGAATTGCAGAAACTGATTCAGGTCATGCGCCAACGAAATCCACGATTAAAGATTCTACTCGCTCAGTTAATTCCTTCTTCAGGTGGAGAGGCTTTAACACAACAGTTCAATCAACAAATTGCTGCATTTGTTCGATCAAATAGTACACAAGAAAGTCCAATCATTCTGGTTGATCAGTTCAGCGAATTTGATGTAAAACAAGATACCTATGACGGATTGCATCCAAACGAGTCGGGTGAGCAAAAAATGGCGGCTCGTTGGTTTCAAGCATTAGAAAAGCTACTTCCGAAAAAGCCCTAG
- a CDS encoding RNA-binding protein: protein MNHQSWDQIKSKYELGQFVQGRVEFHAPFGVFVDLGNSSVKGLIRIPDFLDEGAMTEEMYPELGTSVGAIVVGYNESNRREIYLNAKPSVLHQALVPLKISAEY, encoded by the coding sequence ATGAATCATCAAAGTTGGGATCAAATTAAGTCAAAATACGAACTCGGTCAATTTGTTCAGGGACGAGTAGAATTTCATGCTCCCTTTGGTGTGTTTGTTGATTTGGGTAACTCCTCGGTAAAAGGCTTGATTCGGATTCCTGATTTTTTAGACGAAGGCGCAATGACCGAAGAAATGTATCCTGAGCTTGGTACATCGGTTGGCGCGATCGTCGTCGGATACAACGAGAGCAATCGCCGCGAAATCTACTTAAACGCAAAGCCAAGCGTTTTGCATCAAGCTTTAGTACCATTAAAGATTAGTGCTGAGTATTAG
- a CDS encoding cytochrome b codes for MTIVYALKPRLNSAFKQLMTVHWWMSWAYLVLFVTGTYMSQLDRSVSYRGSLYDFHKSIAVLSMAFLTWRIFLLLQVWWKKYTKRFPKFTVAWFRTVALHTSLYVFMWAIPISGFLLSNSFRANNVKFFGIVLPDMFPQNAAMVDVGRNAHFWLSYTFLAFIVLHTIAQWKVVRANWRRFTNFLKPKSKAV; via the coding sequence GTGACTATCGTTTATGCACTCAAACCTAGATTGAATAGTGCTTTCAAGCAATTGATGACCGTGCATTGGTGGATGAGTTGGGCATATTTGGTTCTATTCGTGACCGGAACTTACATGTCACAACTCGATCGATCTGTTTCCTATCGCGGATCGCTGTATGACTTTCATAAATCGATCGCCGTTCTTTCGATGGCGTTTCTCACTTGGCGGATTTTTCTACTTTTACAAGTGTGGTGGAAAAAATACACGAAGCGCTTTCCAAAGTTCACGGTTGCCTGGTTTAGAACGGTCGCCCTGCACACGAGCTTGTATGTCTTCATGTGGGCGATTCCGATCAGTGGATTTCTGCTCTCGAATTCGTTTCGAGCCAATAACGTGAAATTCTTTGGAATCGTTTTACCGGATATGTTTCCTCAGAATGCTGCAATGGTGGATGTCGGTCGAAATGCTCATTTCTGGCTGTCTTACACGTTTTTGGCGTTTATTGTGCTGCATACGATCGCACAATGGAAAGTGGTTCGCGCCAATTGGCGACGGTTTACCAATTTTCTTAAACCCAAATCGAAAGCTGTTTAG
- the mug gene encoding G/U mismatch-specific DNA glycosylase, with amino-acid sequence MLPIYKPTRAEVLAAYNTTLPDVIAPNLKILFSGINPSLYSAAVGHHFARPGNRFWKAIHLAGFTERLLSPFEDRTLLDRGFGLTNLAERATARADELTNEDLSIGHQVLAEKIEQYQPKLLAVLGVSAYRTAFRQPKARMGLQEKPLFDTTIWVLPNPSGLNAHYQLNDLANVYRELYSFATQT; translated from the coding sequence ATGCTCCCAATCTACAAACCGACTAGAGCAGAAGTTTTGGCTGCTTACAATACAACGCTGCCCGATGTAATCGCTCCGAATCTCAAAATCTTATTTAGCGGAATCAATCCCAGTCTTTATAGTGCGGCGGTGGGGCATCACTTCGCACGTCCGGGAAATCGATTCTGGAAAGCGATACATCTAGCGGGATTCACAGAACGATTGTTATCGCCGTTTGAAGATCGGACATTGCTCGATCGAGGATTCGGTCTGACGAATCTAGCTGAACGTGCCACGGCTAGAGCCGATGAATTAACTAATGAAGATTTATCGATCGGTCATCAAGTTCTGGCAGAAAAAATCGAACAATATCAGCCTAAACTCTTAGCTGTGTTAGGAGTGAGCGCCTATCGAACTGCCTTTAGACAACCGAAGGCACGGATGGGACTGCAAGAAAAGCCGCTATTCGATACAACGATCTGGGTTTTACCAAATCCCAGTGGATTAAATGCCCACTACCAATTAAATGATCTTGCAAACGTGTATCGCGAACTTTATTCATTTGCAACCCAAACTTGA
- a CDS encoding DUF4079 domain-containing protein, with protein MNLSETLEPIAQFFRSLNVPEPIVHWGHPVMMGIVVFVMGGYAAWAGWKGRLTEDKEAAIKNRADHRKLMPLVVLFVTLGATGGILSLVMQKKPILESPHFLTGMVVLGLLYLNGAVSLSGFGGNKPGLRLFHAYLGTAIAGILVIHAVFGIKLGLSI; from the coding sequence ATGAATTTAAGTGAAACACTGGAGCCGATCGCGCAATTTTTCCGCTCGTTGAATGTGCCAGAGCCGATCGTGCATTGGGGACATCCCGTGATGATGGGCATCGTCGTGTTTGTGATGGGCGGTTATGCGGCTTGGGCGGGTTGGAAAGGGCGATTAACCGAGGATAAAGAGGCTGCTATCAAGAACCGGGCGGATCATCGGAAGCTGATGCCTTTAGTTGTCTTGTTTGTGACGCTGGGGGCGACGGGCGGGATTTTGTCGCTAGTGATGCAGAAGAAGCCGATTCTCGAAAGTCCACATTTTCTGACTGGGATGGTGGTGTTAGGGCTGCTTTATCTAAATGGAGCAGTTTCGTTGTCGGGATTCGGTGGAAATAAGCCAGGATTGAGACTGTTCCATGCTTATTTGGGGACTGCGATCGCTGGAATTCTCGTAATCCATGCTGTATTTGGGATCAAGCTCGGACTCTCAATCTAG
- a CDS encoding glycosyltransferase yields MSSDPLVSVVIAAYNAEVFISETLDSIQAQTYSHFEVIVVDDGSSDHTAEIVRLYAQNDDRFQLVQQENSGVAASRNLAIQHSRGKYIAPIDADDIWYPERLEKHVRCLEASDEWVGLVYSWSMYLTESGSIRAYSPFGQLGAVEGNVLAILVFYNFLDNASTAMFRRSCIDAVGDYNTELKTCEDWDLYLRIAEKYQFAIVPKYLIGYRQYSGSMSTKCATMSHFYELIMSRIYQRHPELPHSIRRWANTLFYNNLLSKSYLAGDYALMFRWIFLSLKGDFALLLRPGLYKVTLVAIAKTLTQPLLKGVPKQSPSKHAPTSETVIESQPLNPPEPNFWKPYDRVILHRWQQMVKTTQI; encoded by the coding sequence ATGAGTTCTGATCCGCTAGTTTCGGTAGTGATTGCTGCCTACAATGCTGAAGTATTCATTTCAGAGACTCTTGATTCAATTCAAGCGCAGACCTATTCTCACTTTGAAGTGATCGTTGTTGATGATGGATCGAGCGATCACACTGCGGAAATTGTGCGATTGTATGCTCAGAATGACGATCGATTTCAATTGGTTCAGCAAGAAAACTCCGGAGTTGCAGCTTCTCGAAATCTCGCCATTCAACACTCACGCGGAAAGTATATTGCTCCGATCGATGCGGATGATATCTGGTATCCAGAACGTTTAGAAAAGCACGTTCGTTGTCTAGAAGCATCTGATGAATGGGTTGGTTTGGTCTATTCCTGGTCGATGTATCTAACTGAATCAGGAAGTATCAGAGCGTATTCACCATTCGGACAATTGGGAGCAGTTGAGGGAAATGTTTTAGCAATCCTTGTGTTCTATAATTTCCTTGATAACGCCAGCACTGCAATGTTTCGCCGCAGTTGTATCGATGCTGTTGGCGACTACAATACTGAGCTAAAAACTTGTGAAGATTGGGATTTATATCTACGAATCGCTGAGAAATATCAATTCGCGATCGTGCCCAAATATCTCATTGGTTATCGACAATATAGCGGCAGCATGTCCACGAAATGTGCAACCATGTCACATTTTTATGAGCTAATTATGTCGAGAATTTATCAGCGTCACCCAGAGTTACCCCACTCGATTCGTCGTTGGGCAAATACACTTTTCTACAATAATCTACTGAGCAAAAGCTATCTTGCAGGTGACTATGCGTTGATGTTTCGCTGGATTTTTCTGAGTCTAAAAGGTGATTTCGCGCTGTTACTTCGCCCTGGACTCTATAAGGTGACGCTGGTTGCGATCGCGAAAACGCTAACCCAGCCGCTTCTTAAAGGCGTTCCGAAGCAATCTCCATCGAAACACGCCCCCACTTCAGAGACCGTGATCGAATCACAGCCGCTAAACCCTCCAGAACCAAACTTCTGGAAGCCATACGATCGCGTCATTCTGCACCGCTGGCAGCAGATGGTAAAAACGACTCAAATTTAA
- a CDS encoding dihydroorotase: MALLIQNATVLLPSGEFVLGDVRVEGDRIAEVGSQLTPGDAEIIDATGLTLLPGVIDPQVHFREPGLEYKEDLSTASHACARGGVTSFLEMPNTRPLTITQEALNDKLNRGAEKSLVNYGFFIGATPANQEDLLTANPVCGIKIFMGSMHGDLLVDEETALDAIFSKGDRLIAVHAEDQARIRERRAQYADVTDPAIHSVIQDNQAALNATELALKLSKKYRRRLHILHMSTAEEAELMMREKPEWVTCEVTPQHLVLNTSAYEKLGTLVQMNPPIRSAHDNEVLWEALRNGAIDFIATDHAPHTLEEKTKGYPNSPSGMPGVETSLAVMLTQAVQGRCTVAQVSHWMSTAVAKAYRIPNKGLIEPGYDADLVLVDLNHSHLVLREEVVSKCGWNPFEGWELTGWAQVTIVNGQVVYDRGKFNEEVRGRALRFDAV; encoded by the coding sequence ATGGCGCTCTTGATTCAAAATGCAACGGTTCTGTTGCCGTCTGGTGAGTTCGTTCTGGGTGATGTACGAGTAGAAGGCGATCGAATTGCGGAAGTTGGCAGTCAACTCACGCCCGGAGATGCAGAAATTATTGATGCAACGGGTCTAACGCTGTTACCGGGTGTGATCGATCCCCAAGTGCATTTTCGTGAACCTGGACTTGAGTATAAAGAGGATTTGTCTACTGCGAGTCATGCCTGTGCACGGGGTGGGGTCACTTCGTTCTTGGAAATGCCAAACACTCGACCGCTCACAATCACTCAAGAGGCACTCAATGACAAGTTAAACCGGGGTGCAGAAAAATCTTTGGTCAATTACGGCTTTTTTATCGGGGCGACTCCTGCAAATCAAGAAGACTTACTCACGGCGAATCCAGTTTGTGGCATCAAGATTTTCATGGGATCGATGCACGGTGATTTGTTGGTCGATGAAGAAACGGCGTTAGATGCGATTTTTTCAAAAGGCGATCGCTTAATTGCTGTTCATGCCGAAGACCAAGCCCGCATTCGGGAAAGACGCGCTCAATATGCGGATGTGACCGATCCCGCAATTCATTCCGTGATTCAGGACAATCAAGCCGCTCTAAATGCAACTGAACTGGCTCTGAAACTGTCAAAGAAATACCGCCGCCGCCTTCACATTTTGCACATGTCTACCGCAGAAGAAGCGGAATTGATGATGCGGGAGAAACCGGAATGGGTAACGTGCGAAGTCACTCCTCAACATTTGGTGCTAAATACCAGTGCGTACGAAAAACTCGGAACGTTGGTGCAGATGAATCCACCCATTCGATCGGCGCACGATAATGAAGTGCTTTGGGAGGCGTTGCGAAATGGCGCGATCGATTTCATCGCTACCGACCACGCGCCCCATACTTTGGAAGAAAAAACCAAAGGCTACCCAAACTCCCCTTCTGGAATGCCCGGAGTTGAGACTTCTCTAGCCGTGATGTTGACGCAAGCCGTTCAAGGTCGTTGTACCGTTGCACAAGTTTCTCACTGGATGTCTACTGCGGTCGCGAAGGCGTATCGAATTCCAAACAAGGGCTTGATCGAACCTGGATACGATGCGGATTTGGTATTAGTTGATTTGAATCACTCTCATCTAGTATTGCGTGAGGAAGTTGTATCGAAATGCGGCTGGAATCCGTTTGAGGGCTGGGAGTTGACCGGATGGGCGCAGGTGACGATCGTCAATGGTCAAGTCGTATATGATCGTGGCAAATTTAATGAAGAGGTTCGCGGACGGGCATTAAGGTTTGATGCGGTATGA